In the Sediminibacter sp. Hel_I_10 genome, one interval contains:
- the lpxB gene encoding lipid-A-disaccharide synthase: MKYYIIAGEASGDLHGANLMKALQDQDAHANFRFWGGDLMQAVGGTLVKHYKERQFMGFAEVILNLRKLLGLIKFCKKDIAIFQPDVIIFIDNSGFNLRIAKWAKEENYNTQYYISPQVWASRASRVEKIKRDVDAMYVILPFEKSFYDGYDYPVHFVGHPLIDAIADRTQISEHEFCAKHDLSNKPIIALLPGSRKQEITKMLGVMLSVVEDFKDYQFVIAGAPSQERSFYNTFIKQANVSFVENQTYDLLSVSTAALVTSGTATLETALFKVPQVVCYKANAISYQIAKRIITLKYISLVNLIMDKEVVTELIQHELNTKRLKHELSKILDDQERIKFFLNYYELEKKLGGKGASKKTAELIFESCKSNRF; this comes from the coding sequence ATGAAGTACTACATCATCGCTGGCGAGGCCTCTGGAGATTTACATGGCGCGAACCTCATGAAAGCTTTGCAAGATCAAGACGCTCACGCTAATTTTAGGTTTTGGGGCGGTGATTTGATGCAAGCTGTTGGTGGTACTTTAGTAAAGCACTACAAGGAGCGTCAGTTCATGGGTTTTGCTGAAGTGATATTAAATCTTAGAAAGCTCTTAGGCCTCATAAAATTTTGCAAAAAAGACATTGCAATCTTTCAGCCCGATGTGATTATTTTTATAGACAACTCTGGATTTAATCTACGTATTGCTAAATGGGCAAAAGAAGAAAACTATAACACACAGTACTATATTTCACCTCAAGTTTGGGCGTCTCGAGCCAGTCGTGTTGAAAAAATAAAAAGAGACGTAGATGCCATGTATGTTATTTTACCGTTTGAAAAATCATTTTACGATGGTTATGATTATCCAGTGCATTTTGTTGGCCACCCCTTAATAGATGCTATTGCAGATCGCACTCAAATTAGTGAGCATGAGTTTTGTGCAAAGCACGACTTATCTAACAAACCCATTATTGCTTTGCTTCCGGGAAGCCGAAAGCAGGAAATCACAAAAATGCTAGGTGTAATGCTTAGCGTGGTTGAAGATTTCAAGGATTACCAGTTCGTTATTGCTGGTGCTCCAAGTCAAGAACGCAGTTTCTATAATACCTTTATAAAGCAGGCCAATGTGAGCTTTGTTGAAAATCAAACGTATGATTTGTTGAGTGTCTCTACTGCTGCTTTGGTCACCTCTGGCACAGCAACCTTAGAAACAGCCTTATTTAAAGTACCTCAAGTGGTTTGTTATAAAGCCAATGCTATTTCTTACCAAATTGCAAAGCGCATTATCACATTAAAATATATTTCTTTAGTCAATTTAATTATGGACAAAGAAGTGGTTACTGAACTTATTCAACATGAACTCAACACCAAACGTTTAAAACACGAATTAAGCAAGATTCTAGATGATCAAGAGCGTATTAAATTTTTTCTAAATTACTACGAGCTTGAAAAGAAACTCGGTGGAAAAGGAGCCAGTAAAAAAACTGCAGAACTCATATTTGAAAGCTGTAAATCCAATCGCTTCTAA